The proteins below are encoded in one region of Lactuca sativa cultivar Salinas chromosome 3, Lsat_Salinas_v11, whole genome shotgun sequence:
- the LOC111876023 gene encoding E3 ubiquitin-protein ligase SINAT3 has protein sequence MDYDSIECVSTSDGLGNEEIPHHHHHFTSSKTHNVNVIPSKIHPTSVHELLECPVCTNSMYPPIHQCHNGHTLCSTCKTRVENRCPTCRQELGDIRCLALEKVAESLEFPCKYFPLGCPEIFPYYSKLKHELICNFRPYTCPYAGSECSVVGDIPFLVTHLRDDHKVDMHSGCTFNHRYVKSNPREVENATWMLTVFNCFGQYFCLHFEAFQLSMAPVYMAFVRFMGDEEDARNYSYSLEVGGNGRKLIWEGTPRSIRDGHRKVRDSHDGLIIQRNMALFFSGGERKELKLRVTGRIWKEPPNPPDAAGGPCVPNLYT, from the exons ATGGATTACGATAGCATTGAATGCGTTTCAACCTCTGATGGATTGGGCAACGAAGAGATcccacatcatcatcatcattttacGTCATCCAAAACTCACAACGTCAATGTTATTCCTTCAAAAATCCATCCCACCAGTGTCCATGAACTTCTCGAATGCCCTGTATGTACAAACTCAATGTACCCTCCGATTCACCAG TGTCACAATGGGCACACGCTTTGTTCGACATGTAAAACACGTGTGGAGAACAGGTGTCCAACATGCAGACAAGAGCTTGGTGATATAAGGTGTCTTGCATTGGAGAAAGTGGCTGAATCCCTTGAATTCCCATGCAAATACTTCCCACTTGGGTGCCCTGAGATCTTCCCGTATTACAGCAAGCTTAAACACGAACTCATCTGCAATTTTAGGCCCTACACCTGTCCATATGCTGGATCCGAGTGCTCTGTTGTTGGTGATATTCCATTTTTAGTCACTCATTTGAGAGATGATCATAAAGTTGACATGCATTCCGGATGCACTTTCAATCATCGTTATGTCAAGTCCAATCCACGCGAAGTTGAAAACGCCACCTGGATGCTTACA gTGTTCAACTGTTTTGGGCAATATTTTTGTCTGCACTTTGAGGCATTTCAGCTGAGCATGGCACCAGTGTACATGGCATTTGTGAGATTCATGGGAGATGAAGAGGATGCAAGAAACTACAGTTACAGTTTGGAGGTGGGAGGAAATGGAAGGAAGCTGATATGGGAGGGGACACCAAGGAGCATTAGAGATGGGCATAGGAAGGTGCGTGATAGCCACGATGGTCTCATCATACAGAGGAACATGGCTCTCTTCTTCTCTGGTGGTGAAAGGAAAGAGCTTAAACTTAGGGTTACAGGAAGGATTTGGAAAGAGCCTCCTAACCCTCCTGATGCTGCTGGAGGACCTTGTGTTCCTAATCTTTACACTTAG